A region from the Lolium perenne isolate Kyuss_39 chromosome 4, Kyuss_2.0, whole genome shotgun sequence genome encodes:
- the LOC127295330 gene encoding uncharacterized protein, with the protein MSLRRLLAFSSASSGHLRRSLSTAASDSPAGGLSWYMLEKVTMAMGSAATPSVRFADPPRVSELYMPENLFDPGAIPVPGRQSDTVRMLSGQAGSASQDGLLLLNYKDIRITAPIVATEHRGNLSRGIRKPTGGRPDPAEVPDMAHFVFNPFTRELSPRLPEIQGPVKISDGFEVGLLTQADAGRGPPDRYAVAKLEGDVMLRFLSETGEWETVQGSPCQLPAAGRRFSPCQEVVAFGGRLWWVDVTWGAVCADPLSDRPEPHFVELPSGSVLPADACEQAIRSSIFLTEANGMSKMYMRLPNMCRRVGVSGGCLRYVEVSQTAPFVLSSFALDASHSGWTLEHRVALSRLWADGAHPWLPLEGANRPQIGALHPYEANVVHLIVGKHILAVDMHKGEVTEHVPYRGHHQVSILPCPVPSWLPTARIPSIGKKDVSKKTTLADVLVRSD; encoded by the exons ATGTCGCTCCGCCGCCTCCTAGCCTTCTCCAGCGCCTCCTCCGGCCACCTCCGCCGCTCCCTCTCCACGGCCGCCTCGGATTCTCCAGCTGGGGGCCTGTCTTGGTACATGCTCGAGAAGGTCACCATGGCCATGGGGTCGGCGGCGACCCCGTCCGTGCGCTTCGCCGACCCTCCGCGCGTCTCCGAGCTGTACATGCCCGAGAACCTCTTCGATCCCGGCGCCATCCCCGTGCCGGGCCGCCAGAGCGACACCGTGCGGATGCTGTCCGGCCAGGCCGGCTCCGCCAGCCaggacggcctcctcctcctcaactACAAGGACATCCGCATCACGGCTCCCATCGTCGCCACGGAGCACCGCGGCAACCTGTCGAGGGGCATCCGGAAACCTACCGGCGGCCGCCCTGACCCCGCCGAGGTCCCCGACATGGCGCACTTCGTCTTCAACCCTTTCACCCGCGAGTTATCGCCCcgtctcccggagatccaaggccCGGTCAAGATCAGCGACGGCTTCGAAGTGGGCCTCCTCACCCAAGCCGATGCCGGGCGCGGGCCGCCGGACAGGTACGCCGTGGCCAAGCTAGAGGGCGACGTGATGCTCCGGTTTCTCTCGGAAACAGGGGAGTGGGAAACCGTGCAGGGCTCTCCGTGCCAGCTCCCGGCTGCGGGGCGGCGGTTCTCGCCGTGCCAGGAGGTGGTGGCCTTCGGCGGCCGGCTGTGGTGGGTGGACGTGACCTGGGGCGCCGTCTGCGCCGACCCGCTCAGCGACCGCCCGGAGCCGCACTTCGTCGAGCTGCCCAGCGGCAGCGTGCTGCCTGCAGACGCATGCGAGCAAGCCATCCGCAGCTCAATCTTTCTGACTGAAGCTAACGGCATGAGCAAGATGTACATGCGGCTGCCCAACATGTGCCGCCGCGTGGGGGTCAGCGGGGGCTGCCTGCGCTACGTTGAGGTGTCTCAGACGGCGCCGTTCGTCCTCAGCTCCTTCGCGCTCGACGCCAGCCACAGCGGCTGGACGCTGGAGCACCGGGTGGCGCTCAGCCGTCTCTGGGCGGACGGAGCACACCCGTGGCTTCCCTTGGAAGGGGCCAACAGGCCGCAGATTGGCGCCCTTCACCCGTATGAAGCTAACGTGGTGCACCTCATTGTCGGCAAGCACATCCTAGCCGTGGACATGCACAAGGGGGAGGTCACTGAGCATGTTCCCTATAGAGGACACCATCAAGTCAGCATTTTACCATGTCCTGTTCCATCCTGGCTTCCAACAGCACGTATCCCTTCCATAG GCAAGAAGGACGTCtccaaaaagactacattggcagATGTTCTAGTCCGTTCAGACTGA